The window TTGGAAACAGCCTAACAGGAAGTTTTTTAATTTTCGTGACGTTTTTATGGCAAATTCCCTTATGTTTGTTCCTAGCTGCGAAATGCGGAACTTATATGGCAATTTTATTAAATTTAGTTGGCAATATTGTTGGGGTTGCCGCATTAGCAGATGGAGGGCTTTGGTTTACCTTCCCTTATGCAATTACAGCGCGTTTATTGTGTCCAACACTTCATATTTTGCCTAATGGACTACCCGTTCAGGATGGTAGTGAACTATTGAGTACGGGCGTTATCGTACCAGGCGTAACAATTGCGTTAATATGGTTTGCACTTTTGACCTTCTTTACCGCAAGATGGTTTAAGCGAAGAGAGGCGAAATAGCAGCATGGTATTTTTCCGATTACTGAACGCGGAGTTTCTTAAATCAAAAAGGACGCCATTTTTGCTAATGCATCTACTTGTCCCTATCATTATTTCAGGGCTGTTTTTAGCATATTATTCCTATTCTCCATGGGATTTCAATGGGAAGGTAACTGCTTTTTATCAAGCATTAGCGTGCGGGCTTCCCATTATTATTGGATTAGTTTGTGCCATGTCTGCAGAACAGGAAGCATCAGCAGGCCATTTTCAGCTAATGTTAACTGCGACTAGCATAAAAATATTAGCATTTGTAAGCAAATTGCTGCACTTACTTTTATTCAGCTTTGCCTCAATAATGTTCTCTATTTTAGTTTTTAGTTTTGGCTTTATTGAAATCTTACATGAAGACCGATTTGATGTTCAGTTTTATGTGATAGGCGCGTGTATTTTATTCGGAAGTTATGTATTTTTATATATTTTACATCTTTTTATAAGCCTTCGTTTTGGTAAAGGTGCCTCAATTGGCCTAGGTATTGTGGAAGCACTTTTGGTCGCTTTACTGCTGACAGGTCTAGGTGATGGCATTTGGTCATTTATTCCTTATGGTTGGGGTGGTCATTTCATTTCTCTTTGGGCACTCTACGAGAGTGGTGTGGAGCTATCAGTCGTGCATACGGGATTACAAGTTGGTATGATTACATGTATTAGTGCAACATTGCTGGCATTTATATGGGTTTGTTTATGGTTTTGGCGTTGGGAAGGAAGAAAGTCAGAGGGTTAGAATAAAGAATGTTGAGGTACGGTGTATGGCAAAAGTGTTAGCAGTGGATGATGAGGCAGATATATTAGTGTTGATAAAAAATGCCTTAATAAAAGATAATCACCTTGTGACTGTTGTATCTGATGCAGCAGAAGTATGTAAAATAGATCTTGGTAATTTCGATTTAATATTACTAGATGTGATGATGCCGACTATAGACGGGTTCACTTTGTGTAGGCAAATTCGTCCTGCTGTAGATTGCCCTATACTTTTTTTAACAGCTAAAACGTTAGAGGAAGATCTTATGTATGGTCTCGGACTTGGGGCAGACGACTATCTTGTAAAACCTTTTGGCATCGGAGAGCTACGTGCAAGAGTGAATGCCCATTTGAGACGCGAAAAACGAGGTAGACGGAGCATTCTATATATGGATGAGGTTCACTTCAATTTATCAGGCAAAGAGTTATATGTAAGTGAAGAGAAGGTAACTCTCACAAAAAGTGAATATGAGATTTGTGAGTTTCTCGCGCATAATCGTGGTCAGGTTTTTACGAAGGAAAAAATCTACGAAACTATTTTTGGTTTTGATGGGAAAAGTGACAGCATGGCTATTACGGAGCATATAAAAAATATTCGCGCTAAGCTACATGCCTTTGACGTTGATGTAATTGACACGGTTTGGGGGATTGGCTATAAATGGAGACTATAAGGCCAAGTAAAGGAACACGCCTTCATTCATTTTTTTCTTCGATATCTACTTTCCTTCAGTATCGGTACAATATTATTTGTGGCTATACTGATTGGTTTATTTCTATTAGCCTTTTCTACTAATATTATTTTGCCAGCAAATTATGCTGAATCTCAGATTTCTTACACTAAAAATCGCATTGCTTCAAGTGATACAGTAACTGCTGATATGATACCTGATCTAGTAGACTACGCTGTCTATTCTAAACAAGGTACATTTATTTCAGGTAATCTTTCAGCAAAGGAAGCCATCCATGCTTGGGACTTCATGCAAAAGGGAGAAAACAAGGGTGGTTCCCAATTTTACACGTTTATACAGCGTGAAAATGAGGTTTGTATATTGCGCTATTATTTAGTACCGCAATATCGCTCCACTATATTAAGAGAGTACTTGCCAAATCCACAACTGTTGATGTTCCTGATATTTATAGTTGGCATTTTTGCTCAAGCGACAGTGCTTGCTATCCACTTTGGGAGACGTTTGAAGAAAAAAATGATGGGTTTACAAGATGCTATAAAAAAAATACAACATCAGAATTTAGATTTCACCATAGCTCCATCTGGAATACGTGAAATCGATGACATTGCTTCTTCATTTGGGCACATGAAAGATGCACTGCATAGTTCATTAAAGCAGCAATGGGAGTTAGAGCAATCCCGTAGAGAACAGATTACTGCCCTTGCTCATGACATCAAAACGCCATTAACGATTATTCGCGGGAATGCTGAGTTGTTACAAGACACACAACAGGACGCTACGCAACGCGCATATAATGACTATATATTGAAAAATACCATTGTCATTGAACATTTCACAAAAGAACTGATGGATTTATCTAAAATGGAGAAAATTACAGTGCATGAAAAAACAGCTATTATAACAGAGGCTTTTCTTGCAGATGTGGAGAATCAAATGAAGGCTCTTTCTTGTGAGAAAAGTCTTCAGGTGTGTATGCGCAAAGAAAAGCTACCAGAGTTTATTGCGATTAATAAAGAATCCTTTTATCGGGCTATTTTAAACGTCATTGTCAATGCGGTGGAGTATACCCCTTTTAATGGGAAAGTTACTTTATCTGTTCAAGGAACCTCTGATGCTGTTCGATTTATCGTTACAGACAATGGCCATGGTTTCTCCCCAAAAGATGTGAAAGAGGCGACAAAGCAATTTTATCGAGGCGATTCCAGTAGAAATACCGGTAATCATCATGGTATGGGACTTTACATTGCTCAATCGATTGTACAAAACCATGGAGGTACTTTGCTAATTGCTAATGATATTGCAACCGGTGGAGGAAAAGTAACATTAACTATTCCATTTCGTAATCATGAAAAAAGACAATAGAAAGTAAGTAAACAAGAGATGATTTTGCTACATAGTTAGCAATCATCTTTTTTTATTGTCTAAGTAAAAGAGGGGATGTCAGGGCAATAATATGTTAAAAAATGCTACAATAAAAGAAAAAAGAAGAGGCGATGTACGTGGATAACGTCATTGATTTTATTGCAAAGAAAAAGGAACGTGAAGAAAGGCAGCGTGCACAGGATTTAGAGCACTACGTTGCATGTCATTGTAAGCTTCATCAGCCTGAAAATATTGATGCTTTGGTAGAAGGAAAAGTACTAGAGGTGAAAGATCATACATTATTTTTAGGCTTTCTTTCCATTTTAAAGGATGAAGAAATTGAACCACTTGAGATTTTTCAGGATGTTTTTACATTTGAGCCTGCCCATTTTGAAATGGACTACAATATGAAATGGTGGTCGGTTGTGCAGTTAGCTTTTACATTTTTATCAATTCTAAAGGAAAATGAACCGCATACATATGCAAATTTCCTTGGTTTGTCTGAATAATCTAGGGTGTGTGCACGTTTGAAGCACTGTACAAACGTGCGCATACAAAACTAGATTCCACTAAATACGCCAATTATAAGAAAACATGAGCTTTACAATTCCCCTAATTATCAAACATTCTTCATAGAGTTTAATAAATCCTCAAAAATTTTTACCGAATATTTTTAAGCGCTCCATACTTGCTTAATGTTTGTTTTATAAGATTACTGTTGTAAGCAAATAAAAATAAACATAAACAAATGGAGGGTTCATCATGGCAATTCAAAAATTGTGGAAGAAAAGTCTAATCGGTGTATTAGCGATTTCAATGTTGGCTGCTTGTTCTAATAGTACATCTAACTCGCATGACGTAAACAGTGATTTGACGCTTGACGAAATTACTGAAAAAGCGAAAGAAGAAGGTACTGTAAACTCTGTCGGGATGCCTGATACATGGGCGAACTGGGTGGAGACATGGCAAGAGCTGGATGCGGAATATAGTCTGAAGCACAAAGATACAGACATGTCGAGTGCAGAAGAGCTCGCTAAGTTTGAAGCAGAAAAAGAAGATGCCACAGCGGATATTGGCGACGTAGGGATTGCATTTGGACCAATTGCGAAAGATAAGGGCTTAACATTACCGTATAAAACATCTTATTGGGATGATATTCCACAGTGGGCGAAAGATGATGAAGGACATTGGATTGTTGGCTATACAGGAACAATTTCATTTTTAACAGATACAAATAATGTGAAAAACGCCCCAACATCTTGGGCGGACATTAAAAATGGCGATTATACTGTCAGTATTGGTGATGCCTTAACAGCGAACCAAGCGCAATTTGCGATTTTGGCAGCTGCAATGGCTTTCGGTGGTGATGAATCGAATATTCAACCTGGTATTGACTTCTTTGCGGAATTAGCTAAACAGGGGCGTTTACAAGGAGATCCTTCTGTAGCCAATTTAGAAAAAGGTGAAATTGATGTAGCCATCCTATGGGACTTTAATGCGTTGGGCTATCGTCACCAAATTGATGAAGACCGTTTTAATGTTGTTGTTCCGTCTGAGGGTTCCGTGACATCAGGCTATGCGACGGTTATCAATAAGTATGCGAAAAACCCACATGCCGCTATGTTAACACGAGAATATATTTTATCGGACGCAGGACAGGAAAACTTAGCGAAGGGTTATGCACGCCCAATTCGTGACAATGTTGAATTATCTCAAGATGTGAAGGCTTTATTACTGCCAGCGGAAATGTATAAAAAGGCGCAGCCAGTAAAAGATCAAAAGCAATGGGAAGAAACAACGAAGCAAATTCCACAAATTTATCAAGAGCAGGTTTTAATTCATGCAAAATAATAAAGTTGTCCTTATTGTCGTAGATGCACTTCGATTTGATACGGCCTGTTCACATATGGGATTCATGCAACATTTAATCGAACGCAAAATTGCCGCAAGATATGAGGTTTGTTCAGAGGTGCCATCATTATCGCGACCATTATACGAAACCATTTTAACGGGTACACCGCCTATCGTGCACGGTGTCACAAGCAATATGACGGTGCGTTTATCCACGCAAAATAGTTTATTTCATTTGGCTAAATCCAACGGTTTAACTACTGCAGCCGCTGCTTATTATTGGGTAAGTGAATTATATAATCGTGCACCATTTATGCATATGGAGGATAGATTGCAGTTCAATACGCAGCTTCCGATTGAAAATGGAATGTTCTACTTTGAGGATCACTATCCAGATAGCCATTTATTTGCGGATGCAGCATGGTTAATGGATCAAAAGCAACCAGATTTCTTATATATTCATCCGATGAATGTGGATGATGACGGGCATAAATTTACGGCAGATTCACCACAGTACCGTAACCGTGTGTTAGCCGTTGATGCACTGCTATCCTTGT of the Lysinibacillus fusiformis genome contains:
- a CDS encoding HAMP domain-containing sensor histidine kinase yields the protein MAILIGLFLLAFSTNIILPANYAESQISYTKNRIASSDTVTADMIPDLVDYAVYSKQGTFISGNLSAKEAIHAWDFMQKGENKGGSQFYTFIQRENEVCILRYYLVPQYRSTILREYLPNPQLLMFLIFIVGIFAQATVLAIHFGRRLKKKMMGLQDAIKKIQHQNLDFTIAPSGIREIDDIASSFGHMKDALHSSLKQQWELEQSRREQITALAHDIKTPLTIIRGNAELLQDTQQDATQRAYNDYILKNTIVIEHFTKELMDLSKMEKITVHEKTAIITEAFLADVENQMKALSCEKSLQVCMRKEKLPEFIAINKESFYRAILNVIVNAVEYTPFNGKVTLSVQGTSDAVRFIVTDNGHGFSPKDVKEATKQFYRGDSSRNTGNHHGMGLYIAQSIVQNHGGTLLIANDIATGGGKVTLTIPFRNHEKRQ
- a CDS encoding response regulator transcription factor encodes the protein MAKVLAVDDEADILVLIKNALIKDNHLVTVVSDAAEVCKIDLGNFDLILLDVMMPTIDGFTLCRQIRPAVDCPILFLTAKTLEEDLMYGLGLGADDYLVKPFGIGELRARVNAHLRREKRGRRSILYMDEVHFNLSGKELYVSEEKVTLTKSEYEICEFLAHNRGQVFTKEKIYETIFGFDGKSDSMAITEHIKNIRAKLHAFDVDVIDTVWGIGYKWRL
- a CDS encoding 2-oxoglutarate ferredoxin oxidoreductase subunit beta; translation: MYVDNVIDFIAKKKEREERQRAQDLEHYVACHCKLHQPENIDALVEGKVLEVKDHTLFLGFLSILKDEEIEPLEIFQDVFTFEPAHFEMDYNMKWWSVVQLAFTFLSILKENEPHTYANFLGLSE
- a CDS encoding lantibiotic immunity ABC transporter MutG family permease subunit; the encoded protein is MHLLVPIIISGLFLAYYSYSPWDFNGKVTAFYQALACGLPIIIGLVCAMSAEQEASAGHFQLMLTATSIKILAFVSKLLHLLLFSFASIMFSILVFSFGFIEILHEDRFDVQFYVIGACILFGSYVFLYILHLFISLRFGKGASIGLGIVEALLVALLLTGLGDGIWSFIPYGWGGHFISLWALYESGVELSVVHTGLQVGMITCISATLLAFIWVCLWFWRWEGRKSEG
- a CDS encoding alkaline phosphatase family protein, giving the protein MQNNKVVLIVVDALRFDTACSHMGFMQHLIERKIAARYEVCSEVPSLSRPLYETILTGTPPIVHGVTSNMTVRLSTQNSLFHLAKSNGLTTAAAAYYWVSELYNRAPFMHMEDRLQFNTQLPIENGMFYFEDHYPDSHLFADAAWLMDQKQPDFLYIHPMNVDDDGHKFTADSPQYRNRVLAVDALLSLFIPKCLAQGYEIIVTADHGMTSDGNHGGTTIEDRHVPMFVVSKYVKAGIKNGIVSQLQVASLCCYLLNIEPSEEMVPLLLEGVHALKEA
- a CDS encoding ABC transporter substrate-binding protein, with translation MAIQKLWKKSLIGVLAISMLAACSNSTSNSHDVNSDLTLDEITEKAKEEGTVNSVGMPDTWANWVETWQELDAEYSLKHKDTDMSSAEELAKFEAEKEDATADIGDVGIAFGPIAKDKGLTLPYKTSYWDDIPQWAKDDEGHWIVGYTGTISFLTDTNNVKNAPTSWADIKNGDYTVSIGDALTANQAQFAILAAAMAFGGDESNIQPGIDFFAELAKQGRLQGDPSVANLEKGEIDVAILWDFNALGYRHQIDEDRFNVVVPSEGSVTSGYATVINKYAKNPHAAMLTREYILSDAGQENLAKGYARPIRDNVELSQDVKALLLPAEMYKKAQPVKDQKQWEETTKQIPQIYQEQVLIHAK